The Salvia splendens isolate huo1 chromosome 21, SspV2, whole genome shotgun sequence genome includes a window with the following:
- the LOC121784602 gene encoding brefeldin A-inhibited guanine nucleotide-exchange protein 5-like isoform X1 yields the protein MSGGAPGDLVARAFESMLKECSNKKYNALQSSIQTYLDGGKDSNQQSNIGETKQDSTAAPKQSGSFEPDSGGEKNEGAESAAKDFEPTSSSGSTTAVSDADLVLEPLKLAFETKNTKLVELALDCFHKLVVYNHLEGDPGIDGDNNSKLLTDILNMVCSCVDNSTPDSVTLQVMKVLLTAIASTKVRVHGGPLLEVIKVCFNIAITSKSPINQATARASLTQMLSIIFRQMENDVVSPESSKSKDGQMEDLEKSLSDHNDPKKTPDDIITVKHLDGTLIASGEGIQSLVGGADIKGLEDILQKAANLEDDSKLESGTGQKSMSIAQRDALLLFRTLCKMAMKEGNDDVTSKNRILSLELLQGVLADCGVSFTKNCQFVDSLRGHLSFALLRAAVSQSPVLFQHAAGIFSVILLRFRESLKAEIGVFFPIIVLKALDGSDLNQKLVVLRTLEKICKDPQTLVDLYINYDCDNEAPNLFEKMVAHLSKIAQGTQNVDPKSSTASQTVSIKISSLQGLVNIVKSLVIWEKGHRKTNNQNEDNKSSEAVARRLDGSKGTGESPSNFEGLKVYKSTMEASVSEFNEQPAKGIEHLISSQVVEQNPASVAQFLRHTPDLDKAMIGDYLGQHEKFPKAVLRAYVESINFSGMKLDMAIHEFLKGFELPGEAQMIDRIMETFSERYCTDNPGLFKTADTAYVLAYAIILLQADAHYLTGWPKLSRSDFIQMSASTAEESAPQELLEEIYDNIVKEELVNKDDSVDCLKNSKYKLELNGRRGLLNVLNLSFPRRISSSDSIPDKEAVLNQIHAVIKEQGNKKGVFYTSDRIDILRPMVEVVGWPLLATFSVVMGEPDNSTWISICMEGFKEGVVIMFALGMDTIRYAFLTSLLRYNFLHAPRDMREKNVEALRTLLDLCDTHMYALQNSWLAILECISRLEYIVSWPAMTATIVQGTNQNSRDAILQSLRELSGKATEQVFSNSAKLPSESVVEFFSALCYVSAEELKQSPARTFSLQKIVGISYSNMTRIHMVWARIWTVLAQHFIFAGSHADEKVAIYAIDSLQRLGMKYLEHPELGHFTFQKGILKPFVVLMQSSKSESIRRLILSGIVQIIRSRAGIIKSGWHSIFMIFTMAADDSLEPIVESAFENIEQVILEHFNQVFVDCFMDCVNCLIGFATNKSSVDISLKSIALLRISENRLSEGLVPVGSLKSVDSTVDETCKLAEHYWFPMLSGLSRLISDPRSEVSNCALEVLFDLLNERGSKFSTAFWESIFQGILFPIFDHVRHAGKENLMSSEDEWLRESTVHALQLLCDLFNSFYKDVCFMLPQLLSLLLDCAKKTDQSVVSIALGALVHLIEVGGHQFTSDDWVTLLKSLKDAVYATQPRELLNDASFENGKHRKVLSGDLDSGVPVSRDLLHNSHDTIHTNGSSMGSTSFKANGDENALAQDQEMTRAVDMEVSQGPPSPSAGATESEVGSLQRSQTFGQKIMGNMRNNLLTRSFTSKPKKFTSDAAVASSPSKFPDANKDVNAKDTEESLMLETVRSKCVTQLLLLGSIDGIQKNYWNKLGADAKVTIMEILFSILEFAATYNSYTNLRLRMQQSSTVRPPLNLLRQELTATSIYLNILLKTTAAVEVQDDEAAKEEKPKGIAEEKLVSFFEQVLREASDFQSSMEETANMELHRVLELRAPIIVKVVKGMCEMNPQIFKDHLRDFYPYITKLVCSEQMEVRSALADLFSSQLSTMLPTGDEE from the exons ATGTCGGGTGGCGCGCCAGGAGACCTTGTGGCGCGGGCATTTGAGTCGATGCTCAAAGAATGTTCTAACAAGAAATACAATGCTCTTCAATCCTCCATTCAGACGTATTTGG ACGGTGGAAAGGATTCCAATCAGCAGTCAAATATTGGCGAGACTAAGCAAGATTCAACGGCAGCTCCAAAGCAAAG TGGTTCATTTGAACCTGACTCCGGAGGTGAAAAAAATGAGGGAGCTGAATCAGCTGCTAAGGATTTCGAACCTACTAGCAGCAGTGGATCAACCACAGCAGTGTCAGATGCTGATCTTGTTCTGGAACCTCTTAAGCTTGCCTTTGAAACAAAGAATACTAAATTGGTGGAACTTGCATTGGATTGCTTTCAT AAACTCGTTGTTTACAATCATCTAGAAGGTGATCCTGGTATTGATGGCGATAACAATTCAAAATTGTTGACAGACATACTCAACATGGTTTGCAGCTGTGTGGATAATTCGACACCTGACAG tGTCACTCTTCAAGTAATGAAAGTTCTTCTTACTGCCATAGCATCGACGAAGGTTCGAG TTCATGGTGGGCCATTGCTCGAAGTCATCAAAGTTTGCTTTAATATTGCTATTACTAG CAAGAGTCCTATAAACCAAGCAACAGCAAGGGCATCACTGACGCAAATGCTCAGCATCATTTTTAGACAAATGGAAAACGATGTG GTATCTCCAGAATCTTCTAAAAGCAAAGATGGTCAAATGGAGGACTTAGAAAAGTCGCTCAGTGATCATAATGACCCAAAAAAGACTCCAGACGACATTATAACTGTGAAACATTTAGATGGTACACTCATTGCGTCTGGTGAAGGAATTCAGAGTCTTGTAGGTGGCGCTGATATAAAG GGTCTCGAGGATATCCTTCAGAAGGCTGCGAATCTTGAAGATGATAGTAAACTCGAAAG TGGAACGGGTCAAAAGAGCATGAGTATTGCACAACGTGATGCTTTACTTCTTTTCCGTACTCTCTGTAAG ATGGCTATGAAGGAGGGCAATGATGATGTTACTTCCAAAAATCGTATTCTATCTCTTGAGCTTTTACAG GGTGTATTGGCTGATTGCGGTGTCTCATTCACAAAGAATTGTCAGTTTGTTGACTCATTAAGAGGTCACCTTTCATTTGCATTATTGCGGGCGGCGGTTTCCCAGTCTCCTGTGTTATTTCAG CATGCAGCGGGGATTTTCTCAGTTATTTTGTTGCGATTTAGGGAAAGTCTCAAG GCTGAAATCGGAGTTTTCTTTCCCATAATTGTTCTGAAAGCTTTGGATGGATCAGATCTTAATCAAAAGCTAGTCGTACTCCG GACATTGGAGAAAATCTGTAAGGATCCTCAGACGCTTGTTGACCTGTATATAAATTACGACTGTGATAATGAAGCACCAAACCTGTTTGAAAAGATG GTTGCCCATTTATCCAAAATCGCTCAAGGTACTCAAAATGTGGATCCAAAATCTTCTACCGCATCCCAGACAGTATCAATTAAGATATCGTCTCTTCAG GGTCTCGTGAATATTGTCAAATCACTAGTAATTTGGGAGAAGGGGCACAGAAAAACAAATAATCAGAACGAGGACAATAAATCCTCTGAAGCTGTAGCTAGAAGATTGGATGGATCAAAAGGTACGGGAGAATCACCGAGCAATTTTGAGGGGTTAAAGGTTTATAAGTCCACCATGGAAGCTTCTGTCTCTGAG TTTAATGAGCAACCAGCGAAGGGCATAGAGCACTTAATATCCAGTCAGGTAGTGGAGCAGAATCCAGCTTCAGTTGCCCAGTTTCTTCGACATACTCCCGATTTAGACAAG GCTATGATTGGGGACTACTTAGGTCAGCATGAGAAATTCCCCAAAGCTGTTTTGCGTGCTTACGTCGAATCCATCAACTTTTCTGGAATGAAGCTTGACATGGCAATACATGAGTTCCTCAAAGGGTTTGAACTTCCGGGTGAAGCTCAGATGATTGATCGCATAATGGAGACATTTTCAGAACG CTACTGTACCGACAACCCCGGTCTATTTAAGACTGCAGACACAGCATATGTGCTTGCTTATGCTATTATTTTGCTTCAAGCCGATGCTCACTATTTAACGGGGTGGCCGAAACTGTCCAGAAGCGATTTCATACAAATGAGTGCAAGTACTGCTGAAGAATCTGCTCCTCAAGAACTCTTGGAGGAGATATATGATAACATTGTAAAAGAAGAATTAGTAAATAAAGATGATTCTGTGGACTGTTTGAAAAACAGCAAGTATAAATTAGAACTGAACGGGAGACGCGGCCTACTCAATGTTCTCAATCTGTCCTTCCCTAGACGGATATCTTCGAGCGATTCCATTCCCGACAAGGAGGCTGTTCTTAATCAGATACATGCTGTAATTAAGGAGCAAGGCAACAAAAAAGGTGTCTTTTACACTTCAGACAGGATTGACATTTTACGTCCGATGGTTGAAGTTGTAGGATGGCCATTACTTGCTACTTTTTCCGTTGTCATGGGTGAACCAGACAACTCAACATGGATTAGTATTTGTATGGAAGGATTCAAAGAAGGTGTAGTTATAATGTTCGCGCTCGGAATGGACACCATCCGCTATGCATTTTTGACTTCATTACTGAG GTATAATTTCTTACACGCGCCTAGAGATATGCGAGAGAAAAATGTAGAAGCTCTACGGACCCTTCTTGATTTGTGCGATACCCATATGTATGCCCTCCAGAACTCTTGGTTAGCCATTCTGGAATGTATTTCGCGTCTTGAATATATTGTTTCTTGGCCTGCTATGACTGCAACCATCGTGCAAGGAACAAATCAAAACTCTAGAGATGCTATTCTTCAATCTCTGAGAGAGCTCTCAGGAAAAGCAACTGAACAAGTCTTCTCGAATAGTGCCAAATTGCCCAGTGAATCAGTGGTTGAGTTTTTTTCCGCTTTGTGTTATGTATCAGCCGAGGAATTAAAACAGTCACCAGCTCGTACTTTTAGCTTGCAGAAGATTGTTGGAATTAGCTATTCCAATATGACTCGCATACACATG GTTTGGGCTAGAATATGGACCGTCTTAGCACAACATTTCATATTTGCTGGGAGTCACGCTGATGAAAAAGTTGCAATATACGCAATAGATTCTCTACAACGGCTCGGAATGAAATATTTGGAGCATCCCGAGCTTGGACACTTCACTTTCCAGAAAGGAATTCTCAAACCATTCGTCGTTCTCATGCAAAGCAGCAAAAGTGAATCCATAAGAAGGCTTATATTAAGTGGCATCGTTCAA ATCATAAGATCAAGAGCTGGAATTATAAAATCTGGATGGCATAGCATTTTCATGATTTTCACTATGGCTGCCGATGATAGCCTAGAACCCATAGTCGAAAGTGCATTTGAGAATATCGAACAAG TTATATTGGAGCACTTCAATCAGGTTTTTGTCGACTGCTTCATGGATTGTGTGAACTGCCTGATTGGATTCGCCACCAATAAGAGCTCAGTTGACATTAGCTTGAAGTCCATTGCTCTCCTCCGCATATCTGAGAATCGTCTTTCAGAG GGCCTTGTACCTGTTGGTTCTCTGAAATCTGTAGATAGCACAGTCGACGAAACATGCAAATTAGCCGAGCATTATTGGTTCCCCATGCTGTCCGGTCTTTCTAGGCTTATATCTGATCCGAGATCGGAGGTCAGTAATTGTGCCCTCGAGGTTCTATTCGATTTGCTGAACGAGAGAGGAAGCAAATTCTCAACAGCATTTTGGGAGAGTATTTTCCAAGGAATCCTTTTCCCCATTTTTGACCATGTGAGACATGCTGGAAAAGAGAATCTTATGTCTTCCGAGGATGAGTGGCTTCGTGAAAGCACTGTCCACGCTCTCCAGTTGCTGTGCGATCTTTTCAACAGTTTTTACAAG GATGTGTGTTTTATGCTGCCCCAACTGCTCAGTTTACTGTTAGATTGTGCAAAAAAGACCGATCAATCTGTTGTTTCAATAGCTTTGGGTGCATTGGTTCATCTGATCGAAGTTGGAGGTCACCAGTTCACCTCCGATGACTGGGTTACTTTGTTGAAAAGTTTGAa AGATGCTGTGTATGCAACACAACCACGTGAGCTTCTCAACGATGCGAGTTTCGAGAATGGGAAGCATCGCAAAGTATTATCAGGAGACTTGGACAGTGGTGTTCCGGTATCCAGAGACTTATTGCATAACAGTCATGACACAATCCATACAAATGGGAGTTCCATGGGTTCAACATCCTTCAAAGCTAATGGTGATGAAAACGCATTGGcacaagatcaagaaatgaCGCGCGCAGTGGATATGGAGGTATCTCAAG GACCGCCGTCGCCATCTGCTGGAGCAACGGAATCTGAAGTCGGAAGCCTTCAGCGTAGTCAAACATTTGGACAAAAAATAATGGGGAATATGAGGAACAACCTGTTAACAAGAAGTTTTACATCGAAACCAAAGAAGTTTACATCTGATGCAGCAGTGGCATCTTCTCCATCCAAG TTTCCTGATGCAAATAAGGACGTTAATGCCAAAGACACGGAGGAAAGTCTGATGTTGGAAACCGTTAGGAGTAAATGCGTGACACAACTGTTGCTATTAGGTTCGATTGATGGTATTCAG AAGAATTACTGGAACAAGTTAGGCGCAGATGCGAAAGTCACGATTATGGAGATCTTGTTTTCGATCCTAGAGTTTGCCGCCACCTACAACTCGTATACCAACCTCAGATTGCGAATGCAGCAGAGTTCTACCGTAAG GCCTCCGTTGAATCTGCTCCGCCAGGAGCTGACCGCAACTAGCATCTATCTCAACATCCTGCTAAAGACAACGGCAGCAGTTGAAGTTCAAGACGAcgaagcagccaaagaagagaAGCCGAAAGGGATAGCTGAAGAAAAGCTGGTCTCTTTCTTCGAACAGGTGCTGAGAGAAGCATCTGATTTTCAATCTAGCATGGAAGAGACGGCGAATATGGAACTCCATCGAGTTCTAGAACTGCGTGCTCCTATAATTGTGAAG GTAGTGAAAGGTATGTGCGAGATGAATCCCCAGATTTTCAAGGATCACCTCAGAGATTTTTACCCTTACATTACAAAACTCGTCTGCTCCGAACAG ATGGAAGTTCGCAGTGCGCTTGCAGATCTATTTAGCTCGCAGCTCAGCACGATGTTGCCCACCGGAGATGAAGAGTGA
- the LOC121784602 gene encoding brefeldin A-inhibited guanine nucleotide-exchange protein 5-like isoform X2, whose protein sequence is MAMKEGNDDVTSKNRILSLELLQGVLADCGVSFTKNCQFVDSLRGHLSFALLRAAVSQSPVLFQHAAGIFSVILLRFRESLKAEIGVFFPIIVLKALDGSDLNQKLVVLRTLEKICKDPQTLVDLYINYDCDNEAPNLFEKMVAHLSKIAQGTQNVDPKSSTASQTVSIKISSLQGLVNIVKSLVIWEKGHRKTNNQNEDNKSSEAVARRLDGSKGTGESPSNFEGLKVYKSTMEASVSEFNEQPAKGIEHLISSQVVEQNPASVAQFLRHTPDLDKAMIGDYLGQHEKFPKAVLRAYVESINFSGMKLDMAIHEFLKGFELPGEAQMIDRIMETFSERYCTDNPGLFKTADTAYVLAYAIILLQADAHYLTGWPKLSRSDFIQMSASTAEESAPQELLEEIYDNIVKEELVNKDDSVDCLKNSKYKLELNGRRGLLNVLNLSFPRRISSSDSIPDKEAVLNQIHAVIKEQGNKKGVFYTSDRIDILRPMVEVVGWPLLATFSVVMGEPDNSTWISICMEGFKEGVVIMFALGMDTIRYAFLTSLLRYNFLHAPRDMREKNVEALRTLLDLCDTHMYALQNSWLAILECISRLEYIVSWPAMTATIVQGTNQNSRDAILQSLRELSGKATEQVFSNSAKLPSESVVEFFSALCYVSAEELKQSPARTFSLQKIVGISYSNMTRIHMVWARIWTVLAQHFIFAGSHADEKVAIYAIDSLQRLGMKYLEHPELGHFTFQKGILKPFVVLMQSSKSESIRRLILSGIVQIIRSRAGIIKSGWHSIFMIFTMAADDSLEPIVESAFENIEQVILEHFNQVFVDCFMDCVNCLIGFATNKSSVDISLKSIALLRISENRLSEGLVPVGSLKSVDSTVDETCKLAEHYWFPMLSGLSRLISDPRSEVSNCALEVLFDLLNERGSKFSTAFWESIFQGILFPIFDHVRHAGKENLMSSEDEWLRESTVHALQLLCDLFNSFYKDVCFMLPQLLSLLLDCAKKTDQSVVSIALGALVHLIEVGGHQFTSDDWVTLLKSLKDAVYATQPRELLNDASFENGKHRKVLSGDLDSGVPVSRDLLHNSHDTIHTNGSSMGSTSFKANGDENALAQDQEMTRAVDMEVSQGPPSPSAGATESEVGSLQRSQTFGQKIMGNMRNNLLTRSFTSKPKKFTSDAAVASSPSKFPDANKDVNAKDTEESLMLETVRSKCVTQLLLLGSIDGIQKNYWNKLGADAKVTIMEILFSILEFAATYNSYTNLRLRMQQSSTVRPPLNLLRQELTATSIYLNILLKTTAAVEVQDDEAAKEEKPKGIAEEKLVSFFEQVLREASDFQSSMEETANMELHRVLELRAPIIVKVVKGMCEMNPQIFKDHLRDFYPYITKLVCSEQMEVRSALADLFSSQLSTMLPTGDEE, encoded by the exons ATGGCTATGAAGGAGGGCAATGATGATGTTACTTCCAAAAATCGTATTCTATCTCTTGAGCTTTTACAG GGTGTATTGGCTGATTGCGGTGTCTCATTCACAAAGAATTGTCAGTTTGTTGACTCATTAAGAGGTCACCTTTCATTTGCATTATTGCGGGCGGCGGTTTCCCAGTCTCCTGTGTTATTTCAG CATGCAGCGGGGATTTTCTCAGTTATTTTGTTGCGATTTAGGGAAAGTCTCAAG GCTGAAATCGGAGTTTTCTTTCCCATAATTGTTCTGAAAGCTTTGGATGGATCAGATCTTAATCAAAAGCTAGTCGTACTCCG GACATTGGAGAAAATCTGTAAGGATCCTCAGACGCTTGTTGACCTGTATATAAATTACGACTGTGATAATGAAGCACCAAACCTGTTTGAAAAGATG GTTGCCCATTTATCCAAAATCGCTCAAGGTACTCAAAATGTGGATCCAAAATCTTCTACCGCATCCCAGACAGTATCAATTAAGATATCGTCTCTTCAG GGTCTCGTGAATATTGTCAAATCACTAGTAATTTGGGAGAAGGGGCACAGAAAAACAAATAATCAGAACGAGGACAATAAATCCTCTGAAGCTGTAGCTAGAAGATTGGATGGATCAAAAGGTACGGGAGAATCACCGAGCAATTTTGAGGGGTTAAAGGTTTATAAGTCCACCATGGAAGCTTCTGTCTCTGAG TTTAATGAGCAACCAGCGAAGGGCATAGAGCACTTAATATCCAGTCAGGTAGTGGAGCAGAATCCAGCTTCAGTTGCCCAGTTTCTTCGACATACTCCCGATTTAGACAAG GCTATGATTGGGGACTACTTAGGTCAGCATGAGAAATTCCCCAAAGCTGTTTTGCGTGCTTACGTCGAATCCATCAACTTTTCTGGAATGAAGCTTGACATGGCAATACATGAGTTCCTCAAAGGGTTTGAACTTCCGGGTGAAGCTCAGATGATTGATCGCATAATGGAGACATTTTCAGAACG CTACTGTACCGACAACCCCGGTCTATTTAAGACTGCAGACACAGCATATGTGCTTGCTTATGCTATTATTTTGCTTCAAGCCGATGCTCACTATTTAACGGGGTGGCCGAAACTGTCCAGAAGCGATTTCATACAAATGAGTGCAAGTACTGCTGAAGAATCTGCTCCTCAAGAACTCTTGGAGGAGATATATGATAACATTGTAAAAGAAGAATTAGTAAATAAAGATGATTCTGTGGACTGTTTGAAAAACAGCAAGTATAAATTAGAACTGAACGGGAGACGCGGCCTACTCAATGTTCTCAATCTGTCCTTCCCTAGACGGATATCTTCGAGCGATTCCATTCCCGACAAGGAGGCTGTTCTTAATCAGATACATGCTGTAATTAAGGAGCAAGGCAACAAAAAAGGTGTCTTTTACACTTCAGACAGGATTGACATTTTACGTCCGATGGTTGAAGTTGTAGGATGGCCATTACTTGCTACTTTTTCCGTTGTCATGGGTGAACCAGACAACTCAACATGGATTAGTATTTGTATGGAAGGATTCAAAGAAGGTGTAGTTATAATGTTCGCGCTCGGAATGGACACCATCCGCTATGCATTTTTGACTTCATTACTGAG GTATAATTTCTTACACGCGCCTAGAGATATGCGAGAGAAAAATGTAGAAGCTCTACGGACCCTTCTTGATTTGTGCGATACCCATATGTATGCCCTCCAGAACTCTTGGTTAGCCATTCTGGAATGTATTTCGCGTCTTGAATATATTGTTTCTTGGCCTGCTATGACTGCAACCATCGTGCAAGGAACAAATCAAAACTCTAGAGATGCTATTCTTCAATCTCTGAGAGAGCTCTCAGGAAAAGCAACTGAACAAGTCTTCTCGAATAGTGCCAAATTGCCCAGTGAATCAGTGGTTGAGTTTTTTTCCGCTTTGTGTTATGTATCAGCCGAGGAATTAAAACAGTCACCAGCTCGTACTTTTAGCTTGCAGAAGATTGTTGGAATTAGCTATTCCAATATGACTCGCATACACATG GTTTGGGCTAGAATATGGACCGTCTTAGCACAACATTTCATATTTGCTGGGAGTCACGCTGATGAAAAAGTTGCAATATACGCAATAGATTCTCTACAACGGCTCGGAATGAAATATTTGGAGCATCCCGAGCTTGGACACTTCACTTTCCAGAAAGGAATTCTCAAACCATTCGTCGTTCTCATGCAAAGCAGCAAAAGTGAATCCATAAGAAGGCTTATATTAAGTGGCATCGTTCAA ATCATAAGATCAAGAGCTGGAATTATAAAATCTGGATGGCATAGCATTTTCATGATTTTCACTATGGCTGCCGATGATAGCCTAGAACCCATAGTCGAAAGTGCATTTGAGAATATCGAACAAG TTATATTGGAGCACTTCAATCAGGTTTTTGTCGACTGCTTCATGGATTGTGTGAACTGCCTGATTGGATTCGCCACCAATAAGAGCTCAGTTGACATTAGCTTGAAGTCCATTGCTCTCCTCCGCATATCTGAGAATCGTCTTTCAGAG GGCCTTGTACCTGTTGGTTCTCTGAAATCTGTAGATAGCACAGTCGACGAAACATGCAAATTAGCCGAGCATTATTGGTTCCCCATGCTGTCCGGTCTTTCTAGGCTTATATCTGATCCGAGATCGGAGGTCAGTAATTGTGCCCTCGAGGTTCTATTCGATTTGCTGAACGAGAGAGGAAGCAAATTCTCAACAGCATTTTGGGAGAGTATTTTCCAAGGAATCCTTTTCCCCATTTTTGACCATGTGAGACATGCTGGAAAAGAGAATCTTATGTCTTCCGAGGATGAGTGGCTTCGTGAAAGCACTGTCCACGCTCTCCAGTTGCTGTGCGATCTTTTCAACAGTTTTTACAAG GATGTGTGTTTTATGCTGCCCCAACTGCTCAGTTTACTGTTAGATTGTGCAAAAAAGACCGATCAATCTGTTGTTTCAATAGCTTTGGGTGCATTGGTTCATCTGATCGAAGTTGGAGGTCACCAGTTCACCTCCGATGACTGGGTTACTTTGTTGAAAAGTTTGAa AGATGCTGTGTATGCAACACAACCACGTGAGCTTCTCAACGATGCGAGTTTCGAGAATGGGAAGCATCGCAAAGTATTATCAGGAGACTTGGACAGTGGTGTTCCGGTATCCAGAGACTTATTGCATAACAGTCATGACACAATCCATACAAATGGGAGTTCCATGGGTTCAACATCCTTCAAAGCTAATGGTGATGAAAACGCATTGGcacaagatcaagaaatgaCGCGCGCAGTGGATATGGAGGTATCTCAAG GACCGCCGTCGCCATCTGCTGGAGCAACGGAATCTGAAGTCGGAAGCCTTCAGCGTAGTCAAACATTTGGACAAAAAATAATGGGGAATATGAGGAACAACCTGTTAACAAGAAGTTTTACATCGAAACCAAAGAAGTTTACATCTGATGCAGCAGTGGCATCTTCTCCATCCAAG TTTCCTGATGCAAATAAGGACGTTAATGCCAAAGACACGGAGGAAAGTCTGATGTTGGAAACCGTTAGGAGTAAATGCGTGACACAACTGTTGCTATTAGGTTCGATTGATGGTATTCAG AAGAATTACTGGAACAAGTTAGGCGCAGATGCGAAAGTCACGATTATGGAGATCTTGTTTTCGATCCTAGAGTTTGCCGCCACCTACAACTCGTATACCAACCTCAGATTGCGAATGCAGCAGAGTTCTACCGTAAG GCCTCCGTTGAATCTGCTCCGCCAGGAGCTGACCGCAACTAGCATCTATCTCAACATCCTGCTAAAGACAACGGCAGCAGTTGAAGTTCAAGACGAcgaagcagccaaagaagagaAGCCGAAAGGGATAGCTGAAGAAAAGCTGGTCTCTTTCTTCGAACAGGTGCTGAGAGAAGCATCTGATTTTCAATCTAGCATGGAAGAGACGGCGAATATGGAACTCCATCGAGTTCTAGAACTGCGTGCTCCTATAATTGTGAAG GTAGTGAAAGGTATGTGCGAGATGAATCCCCAGATTTTCAAGGATCACCTCAGAGATTTTTACCCTTACATTACAAAACTCGTCTGCTCCGAACAG ATGGAAGTTCGCAGTGCGCTTGCAGATCTATTTAGCTCGCAGCTCAGCACGATGTTGCCCACCGGAGATGAAGAGTGA